cattgtcaataccttttaggattttgaatgtttgaatcagatcgccgcgtagtcttctttgttcaagactgaatagattcaattcttttagcctgtctgcatatgacatgccttttaaacccaggataattctggttgctcttctttgcactctttctagagcagcaatatcctttttgtaacgaggtgaccagaactgaacacaatattctaggtgaggtcttactaatgcattgtagagttttaacattacttcccttgatttaaattcaacacttctcacaatatatccaagcatcttgttagccttttttatagcttccccacattgtctagatgaagacatttctgagtcaacataaactcctaggtctttttcatagttcccttcttcaatttcactatctcccatatgatatttataatgcacatttttattgcccgcatgcaatactttacacttttctctattaaatttcatttgccatgtgtctgcccaattttgaatgcggtctagatcattttgaatgacctttgctggtgtagggcctccatgggcagccagcacggcactgattggacgtggcaggtagtgattctgcaaggtgctttttaaattgtgctggagggatacgggaccattcctcaatgattaccagcctctaattccttcaggttgtgttgtattgggggtggaaatctgcagtcaagtcagaatggcccatacatagagagagtcacatcactttagagactgttccttgtgaaaaagACTCAGTAGTAATTTGTGCCTGCTTGAAAACAGAAGCACCAGCCAACCAAGCACCTCttatcagccctctatcaaagtctgtcagatctgtcGCTCTGTGGTCCCATCGTGACTGAAACGGATTTGtgtcagggagatgcatcttttacaCATCACACAATACATGTCAGGAATACCATTTCAATCAGGCCTGTGGatgacacaaaagtgtgtgctgcatgtaGCAGGTTTTCCAATGTTTTTGTCCATTTGTTGTTCCCTTTGAAGAAATCCAGAACTGAAAGTCAGAACTGAAGGGATTAAAATACCTGCAACACCGAGGCATTATCGCCCAAGCAATAGGAAAAAGATGCCCTTTcctcgtgttattattattattattattattattattattattattattattattattattattattttgtttgtaaattatcTCATTGGATTTCTGAAATGGTTGGATAATTACCCTAACGAGCATTTAATTAGATGCATCGGGTCTACTCGTCAGGCAGTTCAAAGTTTCAATATTATaattgtttgcttattttaactataatgtgagtgaaatatcatcacaagaaagaagacatttccatggatctcgtaaatcacaatcaaattgcattacatgtgcaatctgcccacagtggaaaagcagaaatatttttaaagtCTGGCCTTTGTCGCCCTCTTCAGGACAAACTCTTAAACTGCACAGAGTATTTTACAGGGATTATTTTTACTTGGTTTCAAATGGAAATGTTGGGCCAGATTCACAAAACCTtcagcactgttttattaaatgcactgttttattaaatgcactgttttattaaatgcactgttttattaaatgcattgttttattaaatgcactgttttattaaatgcactgttttattaaatgcactgttttattaaatgcagttttattaaatgcactgttttattaaatgcactgttttattaaatgcattgttttattaaatgcattgttttattaaatgcactgttttattaaatgcattgttttattaaatacaagcaCAGTTCATTGTAACCATAATAATACTTATAATCagattttacattaaaaacaaaacatttatatttaaataagcatgtcttttaataaccattttttacattcatgtacattatttaatgtaaatcttttttcatgtactttttctttaaatgttttgtaaagttttaattttcaataaatgttttgttctgcgcctccttctgaaatgaacataaactaagtggactgtcaacagcagctgctctctggaaacgtgaagtgaacaaaaaagctttggagaaaatgttaaacacacataaaatatattctactgtaacaatgaccacacagtgttgctttaactaaacaataccagcagaccagcctatttcatacaggtctttgtaactaaacaataccagcagaccagcctatttcatacaggtctttgtaactaaacaataccagcagaccagcctatttcatacaggtctttgtaactaaactataccagcagaccagcctatttcatacaggtctttgtaactaaacaataccagcagaccagcctatttcatacaggtctttgtaactaaacaataccagcagaccagcctatttcatacaggtctttgtaactaaactataccagcagaccagcctatttcatacaggtctttgtaactaaacaataccagcagaccagcctatttcatacaggtctttgtaactaaactataccagcagaccagcctatttcatacaggtctttgtaactaaacaataccagcagaccagcctgtttcatacaggtctttgtaactaaacaataccagcagaccagcctatttcatacaggtctttgtaactaaacaataccagcagaccagcctatttcatacaggtctttgtaactaaacaataccagcagaccagtctATTTCAtccaggtctttgtaactaaactataccagcagaccggtctatttcatacaggtctttgtaactaaacaataccagcagaccagcctatttcatccAGGTCTTtataactaaactataccagcagaccagcctatttcataaaggtctttgtccagtgactgctgggtctgatgtaagaagaaaaaaacagagcgattcaccctattgtatctttcaaaggtttgcctgccagttgaaggagtcaatgatagcagggtaatactattgtgaagctgctcaaagaacactacaggtacagtcctgaatcctcccagaagctgagggtgtgaagtatagaagaactgaaatgtccgctctggatagacaaacaccaaaaagataacaaagttacaaactggaTGAAAGGAGACAGTACACTATTGTGGatcaaataaaagcaggtttttcacatcttcagCATACCCAGCTGGCACAAGCCTGTGAGGCTCTGTTGTCTTCAGAGCGCGAGCTCGGGTTCAAATGATTTCAGTCGCTTCTCGACTCTGGGATCAAGCTATCAGACACTTCCAGATGGTTAGTCAAGCTAACAGCCCCTAAAAGACTAAAACatgtcatttaaaacacatgaaagccccgtgcagccagtctacccaggctaagtgcttgagaaagagagagggagagaggtctaAAGGGAAGGGGTGTATATCTCACTGCTCATGAACACACTGCTCCCAGGAAGGAAACTCACTGATTCTCAACTACTGCTTCTAGTGAtctcaccccctcctcaacactccccaccccacactgtatactctcaatccatcacttctcattaacagaaccccctcctcaacactccccaccccacactgtatactctcaatccatcacttctcattaacagcaccccctcctcaacactccccaccccacactgtatactctcaatccatcacttctcattaacagcaccccctcctcaacactccccaccccacactgtatactctcaatccatcacttctcattaacagcaccccctcctcaacactccccaccccacactgtatactctcaatccatcacttctcattaacagcaccccctcctcaacactccccagcccacactgtatactctcaatccatcacttctcattaacagcaccccctcctcaacactccccaccccacactgtatactctcaatccatcacttctcattaacagcaccccctcctcaacactccccaccccacactgtatactctcaatccattacttctcattaacagcaccccctcctcaacactccccacctcacactgtatactctcaatccatcacttctcattaacagcaccccctcctcaacactccccaccccacactgtatactctcaatccatcacttctcattaacagcaccccctcctcaacactccccaccccacactgtatactctcaatccatcacttctcattaacagcaccccctcctcaacactccccaccccacactgtatactctcaatccatcacttctcattaacagcaccccctcctcaacactccccaccccacactgtatactctcaatccatcacttctcattaacagcaccccctcaacactccccaccccacactgtatactctcaatccatcacttctcattaacagcaccccctcaacactccccaccccacactgtatactctcaatccatcacttctcattaacagcaccccctcctcaacacaccccaccccaccccacactgtatactctcaatccatcacttctcattaacagcaccccctcctcaacactccccaccctacactgtatactctcaatccatcacttctcattaacagcaccccctcctcaacactccccaccccacactgtatactctcaatccatcacttctcattaacagcaccccctcctcaacactccccaccccacactgtatactctcaatccatcacttctcattaacagcaccccctcctcaacactccccaccccacactgtatgctctcaatccatcacttctcattaacagtaTTCTAATAAACGTGACTGCTACACACCGACAGCGtatgtttaaaacacaacattaatacagcatttagatttcaagaccacgtcactttaacatactttgcataaaatattttctaagcaaagttgttaaagcaggagaaaggcagacacgaATCAAGCACACCCTATCCACTTCATCTGATCAACTTAATAAATGAACATCAGAATCATTCGATACCGTTCTGTACATACGAAACAGATCTGTTTAAtataaaagaagcaattcagacaGACTTCAGTTCTGGAGCCAGGAACATTACTGAGCTGTATGTCTTGAAGCAAAGCTGGCTGATGGGAAACCGACACCGGTGTTATTCTGATCTGACAgttttaacattcattttcttgttgGCTAATTGTTGTTGTATTGTCTCATACGCAATTCACAGTTATATAATAAATCAGAGTGcttatatgtaataataatgcgCGCAAGACCACGCAAGCTGCTGCCGTTGTGATGAAACCCCTGAAACCCCTGAATGTCGTGCTTTAGGAGCTGCGCACGCACTCGCACGGTGACGCAAGTACAGTGACGCAGGTACAGAGACGCAGATCTCCGTTCTGCACACAAACCCTTCTCGATGTAGAACCCGCCAGAACCGAAAACACAAAGCACTTCCATCAGCCAATGGAAGAGCGAGAATGAGAGCCAATCAGAACGCATTCTGTTTGACCAATGAAAATACGGGAAGAGCTGGCGAACCTATTTTCCTCGTGGCCAATCAGAACGCAGACGGCTCTGTATGTCTGGGATAGCCCTGTAAGCGAAAGGTCGCGATATCCGTGACGTGCGGTGCTGaccgaaaatataaataaaaatggtctgttcttaaatgaaaaaaagacaaatgtcaTACTATTTGGTTCGGAGAAAATTATGCAAAATACTACTTCAAATTTCTCTCTTGTTGCTTGTAATAACACAGCATTGGAGAGAGCCGACACTTTTAAATATCTAGGGGTTTATATTGACACAACTCTTCAATTTGATAAACCCATTAAAGATGTATGTAGTAAAATTGGAAGGAAGCTTGGAGGATTGTGTGGTCAGCGCCACTGTGTAAGCTTTACAGCAAGGTTTAAATGAGTTACTTGTGTTTCCTATTCTAGACTATAATGATGTGATGTGCGGGTCTGCTAGTGAGGAATCGCTGAAGAAGATCGATACAATGTGTAACAGGATGTGTATCTGTGTGCTCCCGTGTACTCCGCTAGCGCATCACTGCAGCGCGTATTCTACATTAAACTTGCGATCGCCTGCTAACACAAGGAATTATCACTGGAATCGGATTCTCTTTAAAGGGGCACACAACACAttaccagtttatttaaacagcttgtttctgAGTTTACCTGTAAATACAGCCTATCGTAATGTCTGAGACACACAATACTTTAATATACCGTCTGGAAAAAGTGCTGCGGGAAGAAAGTCTTTCGTTTTGTTCTGCTGCTACAGACTGGAAGCTGTTACCCGCAGGACTGAGACCTGACATCTCCtgtgggaattaaaaaaacaaaccctgttgtTCTAGTGCttaaacaggcttgtgtgtgtgctgtgtaaatctgaggtgtactttgtgtattgtcttgtcattatgcgtttatattatttttatttttgaaacctgTAACCTGCTGCTGTTATTTCCAGCACGCCTTTGTAAACGAGCTACTTGTAGCTCACATGGCCTTcctaaataaagaattaaaaatcaaataaataaataataaagagcgcGTCACGTTTCCGGTTATAACCGCACTGAAATATACtggctttaaaacaagaaaagacaacCGATGTAGCTGCGCAGCAGAGACAAGAGAACGAGGCAAGCGCGTTTATTGtttggaaagtaactgtaatgttattactgccattaaaagctaaacgcgttatattacctcgttattgactaaagtaatattattacagtaaggcGTTACTAAAGTAACGAGATGCCGTTCAAACCGTCATCACAAACATACGTGTAACAGAACATTCCTTAATTTTACATGTTATAGATCTGGGGCTAAAACACAAAGTCAGACTCTTCAGCCCTAATATTAAACAGTTGTTAATATCAGTTGTTTAATTCCTAATCTtaacattgtaatatttgttgGGGGATTTAGAAACAGTTTCATAGAATATCTGATTCGGCAGTTTCTGCTccccctgcttgtctaaacctggcctcagtcccaaaccccgcctctcagagctttacacaactccaggaaatcagcgcagtgaagtttctgttgtgaaatcgtcagtctctctgtctcactgcagcagaAATGGCAGAAGCGAATATTCTGGTAGCGCATGACCagtttagctgttcagtgtgtctggagctattgaaggacccagtcgctattccatgtggacacagttactgtatggggtgtattaagaactgctgggatcagactgatcatacaggtctctacagctgcccccagtgcagagaggcctttaccccaaggcctgttctgggcagaaacaccatgctggctgaagttgtggagaaattaaagaagacaggactcaatcctcctcctgctcaaagttatgctggacctggagatgtgccgtgtgatttctgcactgggagaaagttcaaagctgtgaaatcctgtttgacgtgcctggcctcttactgtgaaacacacgtcaagcctcactatgagggggctgctttcaagaggcacaagctgatcaatgcaattggaaatctggagcagaagctttgtgctgaacaccagaaggttttggatATCTTCTGCAGAACCGATcagacttgtgtttgtgtgttgtgtattgacaaggaacacaagagccatgacacagtctcagctgagaaagaaaggagtgtgaaacaggtaagggtttgaaccatttccttgtagctatcctagaagataagaattccaagggatatttaacatgtctgtttactaggttatacagtttcacattagatcagattttaattgtatattaagagctatttaaagagccctagttttttaattgctctatctaaactatgatgtactacaatgtatttcagggtgtaacaggggtgttgttatgggtgtggctatcgctgattgacaggagagacacaggaggttttctttgatacaaaaaacacaaaacaaaacactgctcgaaaacaactagaaaataaaagctgaccaaacaagaaaggaggtcccgctccaggaacagtctccctgacacctgctctctagacttgggtgggattaacgtcctggatttgaatatgaaaagccatatctagcacacacttgattatcaaaaacatgatttacaatcaaacaaaaacacactgtttacacgtgcaggacctcagccctgcctcacagggtaagaaggatttgttcagctgttttgtggtgcattggaatttgtagtgtaaaattagcatgatttatattcctagtgtttttttatatgtatcttgcaacttaataaaatcatagatcagtttcattgtttaagatattatactttaattagttaaactttttaaaaatgacattcccagGAAAGTCAatcacctaatttaaaaaaagcagaaaagaccaagattaatatgatattcaatatacaagattaatatgatatacaatatacaagattaatatgatattcaatatacaagattaatatgatataaaatatacaagattaatatgatatacaatatacaagattaatatgatattcaatatacaagattaatatgatatggattagtggttagggctctggactcttgactggagggtcgtgggttcagtcccaggtgggggacactgctgctgtacccttgagcaaggtactttacttagattgctccagtaaaaacccaactgtataaatggggaattgtatgtaaaaaatagtgatatcttgtaacaattgtaattcaccctgaataagggcatctcctatgatataaattaataatattaataatatacaagattaatatgatatacaatatacaagattaagatgatatacaatatacaagattaatatgatattcaatatacaagattaatatgatattcaatataaatCAGGCAGAAAAAATAGCTTAATTTGGtgcgttaaaacacatttttacatgattaaaacagatatgtttaaattagtttaaaactaaatgtaataacctatttgggattttgtttgttaaaatctacaatttctttcgctcaccctactagtcccctctttcctttgctctcttccacagtgaagtccttctgctcacgggctcattcttctggggattttgtgtatttaggcattttttacactgatttcattgttttgtttcagtgctgttttatctgtgtttatcgattaaaaacggaaatcagaagccctaaatatccattaaagagaaagctgcttcagtttcctaggtgcttcacaaaacaaacatgtaacacatgctagatcagccatcattcactgttactagtatgaaacagtaccatctagtggacagctactgtggatcaagtgtccttttgtattgctggcagctgtgcactagatggtgctgtatcttactactatacacacatgttgtctgaaactgctgcctttgtccaagtttaaaccacctccaaggaagttttcaatttaattcagctatcacatgtaaacatggattaaaatgagtggtgcaatgtcattatattttaatctttttaatgtttaacattggattaattttaaacaaggattacataTAAATCCTGGTTTAAGGTTTTCTGCaacatgattcaaatataatccttgatttaatctgggttagtggttaatccacgctggtgcattcgacccttagggtatctgtgtgcataatgtgtgtatcgttacacagagaattgtgagggtctggaaccaactccccagtaatgttgttgaagctgacaccctggaatctactaacaaccaaacgagcaagatgggccgaatggcgtcctctcgtttgtaaactttcttatgttcttatgttcttatgttaatctAACTTCATATAAAGGGGGGAGAGGTGTGAAAACACAGCCTGCTCTTAAATATCCTGTGttgggtgtgacaggatatcactcaatgccccatcagaaatgtcactgtgtcactgtgtttctacacagaagcagctgggagagacacagacagaaatacaacagagaatccaggagagactgaaagaaactgatgagctgaaacaggctgtggagacactgaaagtgggtattgacaagaggggggtattattattattattattattattattaacagatggactggaacacatctacagaagtttactgtctatgcctgatgtgttgttgatatcaattctaaccatgtctcctctactgtgttctttcactcagagatctgcatgcatagaaataaaggaaagtgagaagatctttactgagctgatccgatccattgagaagatccacactgaggttattgagctgattggagctaacgagaaggctgcagtgaatcaggctgaaggacgcatgaagaaactggagcaggagattgctgagctaaggaggagaaacgctgagctgaaacagctttcagagacagaggatcacatccattttctacaggtaacatcactgcttgttagaaaatctcaagtccataactcggacggtttcagacagacctctccaattgaatgaatccttgcttttccccaggaatgttttggaccccattctgtttcactgaaaactccttttctccactttcctgttgtagaatttccagtctctctgtgcccctcctgaagctggagacttacccagcgttactgtcaatacagacatctcttttggggctgtgaggaaagctgtatctgaacttaaagaccatattgaggacttctgcaagggggaattagtcaaaataaccacaacaggttggtttgaaatagattcctttggtagagaattctcaaatagaccatggcttgaggagggacaggacttgcaagacattaataaagacctcttgcagattgttggctatatgaatattgcaggaGGGAGACAGCAAGGAAGaatgagcagggaggagagatttttacaccctgaaatgctgtgaataagccttgtttcttttcagattgctgtttggagtcttgtgtgtgttgtgtattaatccacatgtttcaattctatttctctctcttttttttctgcccagtgaatgaagttgcagtttacagtctgcaggctccagagccaaggaacagagctgagtttttaaaatgtaagtctgttttcactgaaacatttgattgaaagatgtgtcactccattgtgagaagagctaacgcTATAGAaaagggaggggtggagcttgagggcagcaattattattatttattagtaattgtgaagccattaatctacactcctctccaacaagtattggttcagatgaatacatgcataatgattgggggaggggcatttgttgcctgtttttccactctgacctttctctccctaaatatcttggtgtccctgaatagataatcatcccatcttttaatacatgtacaatgcatgtgaaaccagttgtggggtaaaatgaacagctattcctcccagtcatcctgtgctggtagtaaatgtatattgcagtatcactgcacttgtgggatggattgctcattaaaatattagacagatatttgaagagtggatgatattctattgaagatatttagtaagcaaggggtctgagtggggaaaatggcaacacataccctgtaggaacattaagtgacctgtaattgtatgcagagctgcatttgattggttccaattgaagaagtttgataagattgaggaattataatgaacaaaacaatcaaacagcaagagggtttaaagggttcataaggtcctttatattttattgtgttgcatgttcccatgtgttgctacaactgtttacgtgaggtgtgtgtattgttttaattatttttatttttttttacattttgaccacttttttatacttatagatggcttcacatgtacccgcatggacctctcagaactacatttcccatcatcctcctgctcacatatgtaatttAGATGGAATTACTAGTGAGCAGGacgatgatgggaaatgtagttctgagaggtccatgtcggtccgcgggaagccatcttgaggcagggaatgcaatttaaaagtttaaaaaagtggtcaaaatgtatttaaaaaaataattaaaacaacacacacaccttccataaacaggatgtgaggatgcagcagacaatgactgttgattttctcagtgatttgacttttctaaccgtctctcctctacccgtcctcttctcttcaatcagattcctgtcagctcacactggaccccaacacagcgaatagaaacctctgtctgtctgaagagaacagaaag
This genomic window from Acipenser ruthenus chromosome 53, fAciRut3.2 maternal haplotype, whole genome shotgun sequence contains:
- the LOC117433066 gene encoding tripartite motif-containing protein 16-like protein gives rise to the protein MAEANILVAHDQFSCSVCLELLKDPVAIPCGHSYCMGCIKNCWDQTDHTGLYSCPQCREAFTPRPVLGRNTMLAEVVEKLKKTGLNPPPAQSYAGPGDVPCDFCTGRKFKAVKSCLTCLASYCETHVKPHYEGAAFKRHKLINAIGNLEQKLCAEHQKVLDIFCRTDQTCVCVLCIDKEHKSHDTVSAEKERSVKQKQLGETQTEIQQRIQERLKETDELKQAVETLKVGIDKRGVLLLLLLLLLTDGLEHIYRSLLSMPDVLLISILTMSPLLCSFTQRSACIEIKESEKIFTELIRSIEKIHTEVIELIGANEKAAVNQAEGRMKKLEQEIAELRRRNAELKQLSETEDHIHFLQNFQSLCAPPEAGDLPSVTVNTDISFGAVRKAVSELKDHIEDFCKGELVKITTTVNEVAVYSLQAPEPRNRAEFLKYSCQLTLDPNTANRNLCLSEENRKVTWRRETQRYPDDHSERFDSKAQVLCREGLSGTRCYWEIEWSGGGASIGVTYKGISRKGEDLSCLLGCNDKSWSVSCSDSSYTARHNNNQTAITAPRSPRIGVYLDFNAGTLSFYGVSDTMTLLHRFQTTFTEPLYPGFWLWGYDSPVTICQLN